The Sulfolobus sp. A20 genomic interval TGATTGCATCGAAACCTCTATTTTCTTAAAACCTAGGTTTTGGATTAACGATATCGCATCTAAAGCTCCTTCAAGATCTTTTTCTATTACTGAGGGGATTAACTCCATTAGTATCACCCTAGCTAAGGTATCAATTCCTTCTAGTTTGGCATTTTTAAAGGCTTGCAATTCTTGAACACCGAATATTTTCTTACCTCTAGAAGGAATATTCACATATACATTCCACGGAAAGTTGTATCTGGCTATTAGAGGGGGTGGTGGTGATGAAGAGAAGTCAGAGGGCAAAACTTCCTTCTTAACCTTAAGAGAATGCCCACCATCAACGACGAAGCCTCCATACTCAAAGGCGTAAACACCTACACCAGAGGTCCCGCCTCTCTTAACTAATTTAGCTAATTCATATGATTTTATTTTCATAAAATTGTATTCTGCAGATATTTTCGCTATGGAAAGTAAATATTGTGTAGTATGCCCTAACCCAACGTGCTCTTCGTAATCCTCGTCTATACAGATTTTAGGTACCTTGAAGGGAAGAGAAATACTAGGAATAAAACAATCACCGGTCCTAATTACTATTCTAGGATACTTCAACGCTACACCTACTCCTCCATCTAACCTGCCATATTTTCCCTCTAGATCTACCAACGTAATATGTATTCTTGAGAGTCCTAAGAGTTTTATCACATGAATTAATAAGTTTAGAAAGATTATAAAGGGAATGATGAGTCTAGCCTCACTATTGTATAATTGGTATGTAAAAACGCCAAGCAAGACGTTTCTCGTAGACAGAAGTTCCTCCTTAACTTTCGAACAGGTCGTCGAGAAAGTAGCTAAGGTAGCTTCCAACATTTCGGCTGGAGATAC includes:
- a CDS encoding beta-ribofuranosylaminobenzene 5'-phosphate synthase family protein, with amino-acid sequence MIKLLGLSRIHITLVDLEGKYGRLDGGVGVALKYPRIVIRTGDCFIPSISLPFKVPKICIDEDYEEHVGLGHTTQYLLSIAKISAEYNFMKIKSYELAKLVKRGGTSGVGVYAFEYGGFVVDGGHSLKVKKEVLPSDFSSSPPPPLIARYNFPWNVYVNIPSRGKKIFGVQELQAFKNAKLEGIDTLARVILMELIPSVIEKDLEGALDAISLIQNLGFKKIEVSMQSDEVKDLMAKMNKIGFPAGLSSFGPAIYTFINSKREGEELISRFGGFVTEPNNEGAKVFWSMTNS